The genomic window CCTCGATGTCCGGCCCGGCATACGCCTGGATCGCCTCGCGCGACTCCCAGAAGGAGACGAGCATGAAGCGGACCCGATCCTCCTCGTCACGGCGCAGCAGCCAGGCGCCGCGGTTGCCGGGAGTCCCGCGGTAGTCCTGCACTCCGAAATCGGATTCGCGCAGGTAGCGGCCATACGCCTCGGCCTT from Candidatus Polarisedimenticolia bacterium includes these protein-coding regions:
- a CDS encoding antibiotic biosynthesis monooxygenase, whose amino-acid sequence is KAEAYGRYLRESDFGVQDYRGTPGNRGAWLLRRDEEDRVRFMLVSFWESREAIQAYAGPDIEAARYFPYDRECLIDPEPKVAHYEVLAADPLGTAEVS